A single region of the Streptococcus sanguinis genome encodes:
- a CDS encoding PhoH family protein yields MQEHSVELKLGHPDDAFHLFGSNERHLRLMEQELKVTIHARTEIVQILGTEAACEETRQVIQALLVLVNRGMTIGTPDVVTAITMVKNDEIDKFVALYEEEIIKDSYGKPIRVKTLGQKIYVDSVKNHDIVFGIGPAGTGKTFLAVTLAVTALKRGQVKRIILTRPAVEAGESLGFLPGDLKEKVDPYLRPVYDALYQILGKDQTTRLMEREIIEIAPLAYMRGRTLDDAFVILDEAQNTTIMQMKMFLTRLGFQSKMIVNGDISQIDLPRNVKSGLIDAQEKLKNISQIDFVHFSAKDVVRHPVVAQIIRAYEPAPVKEAATEPEEME; encoded by the coding sequence TTGCAGGAACATTCAGTAGAATTGAAACTGGGCCATCCAGATGATGCCTTTCATCTCTTTGGCTCTAATGAACGCCATCTGCGCCTGATGGAGCAGGAATTGAAGGTAACCATTCATGCCCGAACCGAGATTGTGCAGATTTTGGGTACGGAGGCTGCCTGTGAGGAGACTCGACAGGTCATTCAGGCTCTGTTGGTCTTGGTCAATCGTGGCATGACCATCGGCACACCCGATGTTGTGACAGCCATTACCATGGTCAAAAATGATGAAATTGATAAGTTTGTAGCTCTTTACGAAGAAGAGATTATCAAGGATAGCTATGGCAAGCCAATTCGGGTCAAGACACTTGGTCAAAAAATCTATGTGGACAGCGTTAAAAATCATGATATTGTCTTTGGGATCGGGCCGGCTGGAACAGGGAAGACCTTTTTGGCGGTGACCTTGGCCGTGACAGCTCTCAAACGTGGGCAGGTCAAGCGAATCATCTTAACACGGCCAGCAGTGGAAGCTGGTGAGAGTTTGGGCTTTTTGCCTGGTGATCTTAAGGAAAAGGTTGATCCATATCTGCGCCCGGTCTATGATGCCTTGTATCAGATTTTGGGCAAGGACCAGACGACACGCCTTATGGAGCGAGAAATCATTGAGATTGCACCTTTAGCCTATATGCGGGGGCGGACGCTGGATGATGCCTTTGTGATTCTGGATGAGGCTCAAAATACCACCATCATGCAGATGAAGATGTTTCTGACACGCCTCGGTTTCCAGTCCAAGATGATTGTCAATGGAGACATCAGCCAGATTGACCTGCCTCGCAATGTTAAATCAGGACTCATTGATGCTCAGGAGAAATTGAAGAACATCTCCCAGATCGATTTTGTGCATTTCTCAGCTAAGGATGTCGTTCGTCATCCAGTGGTGGCGCAGATTATCAGGGCTTATGAACCAGCTCCTGTTAAAGAGGCTGCAACTGAGCCAGAAGAAATGGAATAA
- the rplA gene encoding 50S ribosomal protein L1, with protein MAKKSKQLRAALEKIDSTKAYSVEEAVALAKETNFAKFDATVEVAYNLNIDVKKADQQIRGAMVLPNGTGKTSRVLVFARGAKAEEAKAAGADFVGEDDLVAKINDGWLDFDVVIATPDMMALVGRLGRVLGPRNLMPNPKTGTVTMDVAKAVEESKGGKITYRADRAGNVQAIIGKVSFEADKLVENFKAFNDTIQKAKPATAKGTYVTNLTITTTQGVGIKVDVNSL; from the coding sequence ATGGCTAAAAAAAGCAAACAACTTCGTGCTGCTCTTGAAAAAATCGACAGCACAAAAGCATACAGCGTAGAAGAAGCTGTAGCACTTGCAAAAGAAACTAACTTTGCAAAATTCGACGCAACTGTAGAAGTTGCTTATAACTTGAACATCGACGTTAAAAAAGCTGACCAACAAATCCGTGGCGCAATGGTATTGCCAAACGGAACTGGTAAAACTTCACGCGTTCTTGTTTTCGCACGTGGTGCTAAAGCAGAAGAAGCGAAAGCTGCTGGTGCAGACTTCGTTGGTGAAGATGACCTCGTTGCAAAAATCAACGACGGTTGGTTGGACTTTGATGTAGTAATCGCTACACCTGATATGATGGCACTTGTAGGTCGCCTTGGACGTGTCCTTGGACCTCGTAACTTGATGCCAAACCCTAAGACTGGTACTGTAACAATGGACGTTGCAAAAGCAGTTGAAGAGTCTAAAGGTGGTAAGATTACTTACCGTGCAGACCGTGCAGGTAACGTACAAGCTATCATTGGTAAAGTTTCATTTGAAGCTGACAAGTTGGTTGAAAACTTCAAAGCTTTCAACGACACAATCCAAAAAGCGAAACCAGCTACTGCTAAAGGTACTTACGTAACCAACCTGACTATCACTACTACACAAGGTGTTGGTATCAAGGTTGACGTAAACTCACTTTAA
- the ald gene encoding alanine dehydrogenase produces the protein MLIGIPKEIKNNENRVALTPAGVHSLVGKGHEVLIETNAGLGSGFTDADYQKQGAKIVPTAAEAWAAELVVKVKEPLAAEYGFLRDDLLLFTYLHMAAAPELADAMTSAKTTGLAYETVRDQDGQLPLLVPMSEVAGRMAVQIGAHFLTKREGGSGVLLGGVPGVPKGKVTIIGGGVVGTHAARIALGLGAQVTILDISAKRLSVLEDVFGHQIQTLMSNPFNIEASVREADVVIGAVLIPGAKAPKLVTDDMVKQMRPGSVIVDVAVDQGGVIETADRVTTHTEPVYEKHGVLHYAVANIPGAVARTSTIALTNVTLPYVEALAEKGFKQAIADDQGLRQGVTTYQGHITSQPVAEGLNKNYTSIDELV, from the coding sequence ATGTTAATCGGTATTCCAAAAGAAATCAAAAACAATGAAAATCGTGTCGCTCTGACACCAGCTGGTGTTCATAGCCTCGTTGGTAAAGGCCATGAAGTTCTGATTGAGACAAATGCTGGGCTGGGATCTGGTTTTACAGATGCAGACTACCAAAAGCAAGGTGCAAAAATCGTCCCTACTGCTGCAGAAGCTTGGGCAGCTGAGCTAGTGGTCAAGGTCAAAGAACCTCTGGCAGCTGAATATGGATTCCTCCGTGATGACCTCTTGCTCTTTACCTACCTGCACATGGCTGCCGCTCCTGAGCTAGCAGATGCTATGACTAGTGCTAAGACAACCGGTCTGGCTTACGAAACTGTCCGCGATCAAGATGGACAACTGCCACTCTTGGTACCTATGAGTGAGGTGGCTGGTCGGATGGCGGTCCAAATCGGAGCCCACTTCCTGACTAAGCGTGAAGGCGGATCTGGCGTACTTCTCGGCGGTGTACCGGGCGTTCCAAAAGGAAAAGTTACCATAATTGGTGGCGGTGTCGTGGGAACTCATGCCGCTCGTATCGCTCTAGGACTGGGTGCTCAAGTGACTATTCTGGATATCAGCGCTAAGCGTCTGTCTGTCCTAGAAGACGTCTTTGGCCACCAAATCCAGACCCTTATGTCTAATCCGTTCAATATCGAAGCTAGCGTTCGAGAGGCAGATGTCGTGATTGGCGCTGTCCTCATTCCAGGTGCAAAGGCTCCGAAACTGGTAACAGACGATATGGTTAAGCAAATGCGTCCAGGCTCTGTCATTGTAGACGTAGCTGTTGACCAAGGAGGTGTCATTGAAACAGCTGACCGCGTAACGACTCACACTGAGCCTGTTTACGAAAAACATGGTGTTCTCCACTATGCAGTTGCAAATATCCCTGGCGCTGTAGCCCGCACTTCTACCATTGCCTTGACCAATGTTACCCTTCCTTATGTAGAGGCTTTGGCAGAAAAAGGCTTCAAACAAGCTATTGCAGATGACCAAGGACTGCGCCAAGGTGTCACAACTTACCAAGGTCACATCACTAGCCAGCCAGTTGCAGAAGGCCTCAACAAGAACTACACATCTATTGACGAACTCGTTTAG
- the rplK gene encoding 50S ribosomal protein L11 — protein sequence MAKKVEKLVKLQIPAGKATPAPPVGPALGQAGINIMGFTKEFNARTADQAGMIIPVVISVYEDKSFTFVTKTPPAAVLLKKAAGVEKGSGEPNKTKVATVTRAQVQEIAETKMPDLNAANIESAMRMIEGTARSMGFTVVD from the coding sequence ATGGCTAAAAAAGTCGAAAAACTTGTAAAATTGCAAATCCCTGCTGGTAAAGCTACTCCAGCTCCACCAGTTGGTCCTGCGCTTGGTCAAGCCGGTATCAACATCATGGGATTCACTAAGGAGTTCAACGCTCGTACAGCTGATCAAGCTGGTATGATTATTCCAGTTGTTATCTCAGTATACGAAGACAAATCATTCACTTTCGTGACTAAGACTCCGCCAGCTGCTGTTCTTCTGAAGAAAGCTGCAGGTGTTGAAAAAGGTTCTGGTGAGCCAAACAAAACGAAAGTTGCAACAGTTACTCGTGCGCAAGTACAAGAAATTGCTGAAACTAAGATGCCAGATTTGAACGCTGCAAACATCGAGTCTGCAATGCGTATGATTGAAGGTACTGCTCGTTCTATGGGATTCACTGTTGTTGACTAA
- a CDS encoding YozE family protein, with the protein MRKSFYSWLMTERNPKSKEPKAILADLAFQDTAFPKHTDDFDEVSRFLEEHANFSFNLGEFDAIWEEYQAH; encoded by the coding sequence ATGAGAAAATCTTTTTACAGCTGGCTGATGACAGAGCGCAATCCTAAGAGCAAGGAGCCTAAGGCTATTTTGGCGGATTTGGCTTTTCAGGATACTGCCTTTCCCAAGCATACGGATGATTTTGATGAGGTCAGTCGTTTTCTGGAGGAGCACGCAAATTTTTCCTTTAACTTGGGGGAATTCGATGCTATTTGGGAAGAATATCAAGCCCATTAA
- the cvfB gene encoding RNA-binding virulence regulatory protein CvfB, whose translation MNTNLASFIVGIITDENDRFYFVQKDGQVYALSKEEGTHELGQSVKGFAYSDMKQKLRLTTLEVTATQDQFGWGTVTEVRKDLGVFVDTGLPDKQIVVSLDILPEIKELWPKKGDRLYIRLEVDKKDRIWGQLAYQEDFQRLARPAYNNMQNQNWPAIVYRLKLSGTFVYLPENNMLGFIHPSERYAEPRLGQVLDARVIGFREVDRTLNLSLKPRSFEMLENDAQMILTYLESNGGFMTLNDKSSPDDIKATFGISKGQFKKALGGLMKAGKIKQDPTGTELV comes from the coding sequence ATGAATACAAATCTTGCCAGCTTCATCGTGGGTATCATCACGGATGAAAATGATCGCTTTTACTTTGTTCAAAAGGACGGTCAGGTTTACGCTCTTTCTAAGGAAGAGGGAACGCATGAGCTGGGTCAGTCTGTCAAAGGCTTTGCCTATAGCGATATGAAGCAGAAGCTTCGTTTGACAACTCTCGAAGTTACAGCGACCCAAGACCAGTTTGGCTGGGGAACGGTAACGGAGGTCCGAAAGGATCTAGGCGTCTTTGTCGATACCGGTCTGCCGGATAAGCAAATCGTCGTGTCACTAGACATCTTGCCAGAGATCAAGGAACTCTGGCCTAAGAAGGGCGACCGCCTTTATATCCGTCTGGAGGTGGACAAAAAAGACCGCATCTGGGGTCAACTGGCTTATCAAGAGGATTTCCAGCGTCTGGCTCGTCCTGCCTACAATAACATGCAGAACCAAAACTGGCCAGCCATCGTTTATCGGCTCAAGCTTTCTGGCACCTTTGTCTACCTGCCGGAGAATAATATGCTGGGCTTTATCCATCCGAGTGAGCGCTATGCAGAGCCACGTTTGGGGCAGGTCTTGGACGCACGGGTGATTGGCTTCCGTGAAGTAGACCGCACGCTTAATCTCTCCCTCAAGCCTCGTTCCTTTGAAATGTTGGAAAACGATGCCCAGATGATTCTGACCTATCTGGAGAGCAATGGCGGTTTTATGACTTTGAACGATAAATCTTCACCAGACGACATCAAGGCTACCTTTGGAATTTCCAAAGGCCAGTTTAAAAAAGCTCTAGGTGGGCTGATGAAAGCTGGTAAAATCAAGCAGGACCCGACTGGAACGGAGTTGGTGTGA
- the pyrH gene encoding UMP kinase codes for MVEPKYKRILIKLSGEALAGEKGVGIDIQTVQKMAEEIKEVHDLGVQIALVIGGGNLWRGEPAAEAGMDRVQADYTGMLGTVMNALVMADSLQQVGVDTRVQTAIAMQQVAEPYIRGRALRHLEKGRIVIFGAGIGSPYFSTDTTAALRSAEIEADAILMAKNGVDGVYNADPKKDKTAVKFDELTHRDVISKGLRIMDSTASTLSMDNDIDLVVFNMNEPGNIKRVVIGEQIGTTVSNNL; via the coding sequence ATGGTAGAACCTAAGTATAAGCGTATTTTGATTAAGTTGTCAGGTGAAGCTCTTGCCGGTGAAAAAGGCGTTGGTATTGATATTCAAACTGTTCAGAAGATGGCGGAAGAAATCAAAGAAGTTCATGATTTGGGAGTTCAAATTGCTCTGGTTATCGGAGGCGGAAACCTTTGGCGGGGTGAGCCGGCAGCAGAAGCGGGTATGGATCGTGTGCAGGCCGATTATACTGGTATGTTGGGCACTGTCATGAATGCGCTGGTAATGGCGGATTCGCTGCAGCAGGTAGGTGTAGATACGCGCGTGCAGACAGCGATTGCTATGCAGCAGGTTGCTGAACCTTACATCCGTGGTCGGGCCCTTCGTCATCTGGAAAAAGGCCGTATCGTCATTTTCGGTGCAGGTATTGGTTCTCCTTATTTTTCAACCGATACAACCGCTGCCTTGCGATCAGCAGAGATTGAAGCGGATGCGATTCTCATGGCTAAAAATGGCGTGGACGGTGTCTATAATGCCGATCCTAAGAAGGACAAGACTGCAGTTAAGTTTGATGAACTGACCCACCGGGATGTCATCAGTAAGGGACTGCGGATTATGGACTCAACGGCTTCGACCTTGTCTATGGACAATGATATTGACTTGGTTGTCTTTAACATGAATGAGCCAGGCAATATCAAACGTGTTGTTATCGGTGAGCAAATCGGAACAACAGTATCAAATAATTTATAA
- a CDS encoding APC family permease — translation MKKDQNQLTWLMVSLIAFNMVWGLGNVVNNYSQQGISVIVSWILILAIYFIPYALIVGQLGSTFKESGGGVSDWVEKTSTKRLAYFAAWTYWVVHIPYLAQKPQGVLIPLGWAIQGNGDFLSSLDIHWIVILGLLIFGAFLYLSTKGLSTLKVIGGLAGSAMLIMSFLFVLLAVGAPFIKPDMQFATANMDKLSTYIPNFDFSYFTTISLLVFAVGGAEKISPYVNQTRNPAKEFPKGMIVMAVMVGASAILGSLAMGMLFDGSNIPEDLMRNGAYQAFQKLGNYWGVGNVLVVIYALTNMVGQIAALAFSIDAPLQIMLNNADEEFVPSWLRKRTSKGVLINGYILTGILVSFLIILPIFGIKEIDGLVKWMTNLNSIVMPMRYLWVFLAYMMLNKAWKKYKDAEYKFTKNPKVGFAIGAWCFLFTAFACILGMVPKVDFAKDPAGWQFSLLTNILTPIVLISLGVILPLLAKREKKQSLKQ, via the coding sequence ATGAAAAAAGATCAGAACCAGCTAACTTGGCTGATGGTATCTCTGATTGCTTTTAATATGGTCTGGGGTCTGGGAAATGTAGTTAATAACTACTCCCAGCAGGGCATTTCGGTAATTGTTTCTTGGATTCTTATCCTGGCTATTTACTTTATTCCCTATGCCCTCATCGTGGGACAGTTAGGCTCTACTTTTAAGGAGAGCGGAGGCGGTGTCAGCGACTGGGTGGAGAAAACCTCTACCAAGCGGCTGGCTTATTTTGCGGCCTGGACTTACTGGGTGGTGCACATTCCCTATCTGGCTCAGAAGCCGCAGGGAGTTTTGATTCCGCTGGGCTGGGCTATTCAGGGGAATGGCGACTTTTTGAGTAGCCTTGATATTCATTGGATTGTTATTCTTGGCTTGCTGATTTTTGGTGCCTTTCTCTACTTGTCAACCAAGGGGCTGTCTACACTCAAGGTGATTGGGGGCTTGGCAGGAAGTGCTATGCTGATTATGTCTTTCCTCTTCGTCCTCTTAGCGGTCGGGGCTCCTTTTATCAAACCTGATATGCAGTTTGCGACGGCCAATATGGATAAGCTCAGCACTTACATTCCCAATTTTGATTTTTCTTATTTCACGACTATCTCCCTCTTGGTCTTTGCGGTCGGCGGGGCTGAGAAAATCTCGCCTTACGTTAACCAAACACGCAATCCAGCCAAGGAATTTCCAAAGGGGATGATTGTCATGGCTGTCATGGTTGGTGCATCTGCTATCCTAGGCTCTCTGGCTATGGGCATGCTTTTTGATGGCAGTAATATTCCTGAAGACCTGATGCGAAATGGAGCTTACCAAGCCTTCCAAAAGCTGGGCAACTACTGGGGAGTGGGCAATGTACTAGTAGTCATCTATGCCCTGACCAATATGGTTGGACAGATTGCTGCACTGGCTTTCTCTATTGACGCACCTCTGCAAATCATGCTCAATAATGCAGATGAAGAGTTTGTTCCAAGTTGGTTGCGCAAGAGAACATCAAAAGGGGTCCTCATTAACGGTTACATTCTGACGGGGATTTTGGTTAGCTTCTTGATTATTCTGCCTATCTTTGGAATCAAAGAAATTGACGGCCTGGTCAAATGGATGACCAATCTCAACTCCATCGTTATGCCCATGCGTTATCTCTGGGTATTCCTGGCCTATATGATGTTGAACAAGGCCTGGAAGAAGTACAAGGATGCTGAGTACAAGTTTACCAAAAATCCCAAAGTTGGCTTTGCCATCGGAGCTTGGTGCTTCCTCTTTACAGCCTTTGCCTGCATTTTAGGGATGGTTCCGAAAGTGGACTTTGCCAAAGATCCAGCTGGATGGCAATTCTCTCTCTTGACAAATATCCTGACACCAATCGTCTTGATCAGTCTGGGTGTCATCCTGCCACTCTTAGCTAAGCGGGAAAAGAAACAGTCTCTCAAGCAGTGA
- a CDS encoding VOC family protein: protein MKLDTIHHIAIIGHDYAKTREFYVDKLGFEQLDEHHRPDKQDILFNVRKGNLILEIFIKEEAPKRPALPAPEHTGLRHLAFRVTNVEETLEEFDRLEIPHTELRYDDFDGRKMAFFFDPDGLPLEIHE from the coding sequence ATGAAACTAGACACTATTCACCATATAGCCATCATTGGCCATGATTATGCCAAGACTAGGGAGTTTTATGTGGACAAGCTGGGCTTTGAGCAGCTGGATGAGCACCATCGGCCAGACAAGCAGGACATTCTCTTTAACGTTCGCAAGGGAAATCTAATTCTGGAAATTTTTATCAAGGAAGAAGCTCCCAAGCGGCCAGCCTTGCCTGCTCCAGAGCATACGGGTCTGCGGCATCTGGCCTTCCGAGTGACAAATGTCGAAGAAACGCTAGAGGAATTTGACCGTTTGGAGATTCCTCATACCGAGCTGCGCTATGACGACTTTGACGGCCGTAAGATGGCTTTCTTCTTTGATCCAGATGGCCTGCCTCTGGAGATTCATGAATAA
- the frr gene encoding ribosome recycling factor produces MANAIVEKAKERMIHSHQSLAREFGSIRAGRANASLLDRIHVEYYGVETPLNQIASITIPEARVLLVTPFDKSSIKDIERALNASDLGITPASDGSVIRLVIPALTEETRRDLAKEVKKVGENAKVAIRNIRRDAMDEAKKQEKAKEITEDELKTLEKDIQKVTDDAVKHIDEMTANKEKELLEV; encoded by the coding sequence ATGGCAAATGCAATTGTAGAAAAAGCAAAAGAAAGAATGATCCACTCGCACCAAAGTCTGGCTCGTGAATTTGGCAGCATCCGTGCAGGCCGCGCCAATGCCAGCCTTTTGGATCGCATCCATGTGGAGTACTATGGAGTAGAAACTCCGCTCAACCAAATCGCTTCGATTACGATTCCGGAAGCACGTGTTCTTTTGGTAACACCTTTTGACAAGTCTTCTATCAAGGATATTGAGCGTGCGCTTAATGCTTCTGACCTTGGAATTACTCCAGCCAGCGATGGCTCTGTGATTCGTCTGGTCATTCCAGCTCTGACAGAGGAAACTCGCCGGGACTTGGCTAAAGAAGTGAAAAAGGTCGGTGAAAATGCTAAAGTTGCTATCCGCAACATCCGTCGCGATGCTATGGATGAAGCTAAGAAGCAGGAAAAAGCCAAAGAAATCACTGAAGACGAATTGAAGACCCTGGAAAAGGATATTCAAAAAGTAACGGACGATGCTGTCAAACATATCGATGAAATGACAGCAAACAAAGAAAAAGAACTTTTAGAAGTTTAA
- a CDS encoding DUF3397 domain-containing protein, with translation MTLLKIASILFIFLTLILTTITVRVFQLRKYGLNFADLAFPLFVVEFYIISDKAYYHSLLPQLTLALSVLAIAITIYFLKKKRSFYYPKFFKFFWRAGFLLTFFMYLAMVIGLFL, from the coding sequence ATGACACTATTAAAGATTGCTTCGATTTTATTTATCTTTTTAACATTGATTTTAACCACTATTACAGTGCGAGTTTTTCAATTAAGAAAATACGGTTTAAACTTTGCGGACTTGGCTTTTCCGCTTTTTGTTGTGGAATTTTATATTATTTCAGACAAGGCCTACTATCATAGCTTGCTGCCCCAGCTGACTCTGGCTCTCTCAGTTCTTGCTATCGCCATCACCATCTATTTTCTCAAGAAAAAACGGAGCTTCTACTACCCTAAGTTCTTTAAGTTCTTCTGGCGGGCCGGTTTTCTTCTGACCTTCTTCATGTACCTAGCCATGGTCATCGGACTCTTTTTGTAA
- a CDS encoding DNA translocase FtsK, whose amino-acid sequence MATKKNTKKGRTTRRPTKAELERQKAIKRMIATFVLALILLFAAIKLGAFGVTIYNMIRLLVGSLAYLAILASFGYLFFFKWLHKHEGTVSGFISLFLGLELIFQAYFVSVLKLEGAAVLSTTLGRVLTDLTAFKVSSFAGGGLLGSLLYAPISFLFSNIGSYFFGLLLILLGGLLMSPWSIYDISEKAMAAFQNWREKQEEKRQLRFLEQEEKAAQAAMQAIEVEQEEAEVDPETGEILDDEDLSDTAVDFDEADYEEVGEYDPHEPLDFGREEETEEADADVEVEVDFTAKESLDYKLPTINLFAPDKPKNQSKEKRIVRDNIKILEETFASFGIKAAVERAEIGPSVTKYEVKPAVGVRVNRISNLADDLALALAAKDVRIEAPIPGKSLVGIEVPNSEVATVTFRELWEQSKTDASKLLEIPLGKAVNGSVRSFDLAKMPHLLVAGSTGSGKSVAVNGIIASILMKARPDEVKFMMVDPKMVELSVYNDIPHLLIPVVTNPRKASRALQKVVDEMENRYELFSKVGARNIAGYNAKVAEYNAQSEYKQVPLPLIVVIVDELADLMMVASKEVEDAIIRLGQKARAAGIHMILATQRPSVDVISGLIKANVPSRIAFAVSSGTDSRTILDENGAEKLLGRGDMLFKPIDENHPVRLQGSFISDEDVERIVAFVKNQAEADYDDSFDPGEVSESDLDTGGGDDEGDPLFEEAKALVIETQKASASMIQRRLSVGFNRATRLMEELEAAGVIGPAEGTKPRKVLQTN is encoded by the coding sequence ATGGCAACTAAGAAAAACACGAAAAAAGGCCGGACAACTCGCCGGCCGACAAAAGCAGAATTAGAAAGACAAAAAGCAATAAAGAGAATGATTGCCACCTTTGTGCTGGCTCTTATTCTTTTGTTTGCAGCTATAAAGCTGGGCGCCTTTGGGGTTACCATTTATAATATGATTCGCCTCTTGGTGGGAAGCTTGGCTTATCTGGCTATTCTGGCCAGCTTTGGCTATCTCTTTTTTTTCAAGTGGCTGCACAAGCACGAGGGGACGGTTTCAGGATTTATCAGCCTCTTTTTAGGGTTGGAGTTGATCTTCCAAGCTTATTTTGTCAGTGTGTTGAAGCTAGAAGGGGCAGCTGTCTTATCCACAACTCTAGGCAGGGTCTTGACTGATTTGACAGCTTTTAAGGTCAGCTCCTTCGCGGGTGGCGGCCTGCTGGGCTCTCTCCTGTACGCACCTATCTCTTTCCTTTTTTCAAATATTGGCTCCTATTTCTTCGGCTTGCTCCTCATTCTTTTGGGCGGTCTGCTCATGAGCCCTTGGTCTATCTATGACATTTCAGAAAAGGCTATGGCAGCCTTTCAAAATTGGAGAGAGAAGCAGGAAGAAAAGCGGCAGCTCCGTTTCTTGGAGCAGGAAGAGAAAGCTGCACAGGCAGCGATGCAAGCCATTGAAGTAGAGCAAGAAGAAGCTGAAGTCGATCCTGAAACAGGAGAGATTTTAGATGACGAGGACTTGTCAGATACAGCTGTGGACTTTGACGAGGCAGACTATGAGGAAGTGGGGGAGTATGACCCCCATGAGCCTCTGGACTTTGGTCGTGAAGAAGAGACGGAGGAGGCAGATGCGGATGTAGAGGTAGAAGTGGACTTTACCGCCAAGGAAAGTCTGGACTATAAGCTGCCGACCATCAACCTCTTTGCGCCCGACAAGCCTAAAAACCAGTCCAAGGAAAAACGCATTGTCCGAGACAATATTAAGATTTTGGAAGAGACCTTTGCTAGTTTTGGGATCAAGGCTGCTGTTGAGCGGGCTGAAATCGGACCTTCCGTCACTAAGTACGAGGTCAAGCCAGCTGTTGGTGTTCGGGTCAATCGGATTTCCAATCTGGCTGATGACTTGGCTCTTGCCCTAGCTGCCAAGGATGTACGGATTGAGGCACCGATTCCTGGGAAATCCCTAGTAGGGATTGAAGTGCCCAACTCTGAAGTTGCGACCGTGACTTTCCGAGAACTTTGGGAACAGTCGAAGACGGATGCCAGCAAGCTCCTAGAAATCCCACTTGGGAAGGCTGTCAACGGCTCTGTCCGCTCCTTTGACTTGGCTAAGATGCCCCATCTCTTGGTAGCGGGCTCTACTGGTTCTGGAAAATCTGTGGCCGTCAACGGTATTATTGCCAGCATTCTCATGAAAGCCAGACCTGATGAAGTCAAGTTTATGATGGTGGATCCTAAGATGGTGGAGCTGTCCGTTTATAATGACATTCCCCACTTGCTTATCCCAGTCGTGACCAATCCTCGCAAGGCTAGCCGTGCACTCCAGAAGGTTGTAGATGAGATGGAAAACCGCTATGAACTCTTCTCCAAGGTCGGTGCCCGTAACATTGCTGGCTACAATGCTAAAGTAGCCGAGTACAATGCTCAGTCAGAATACAAGCAGGTTCCCCTGCCTTTAATCGTCGTCATCGTGGACGAGCTGGCTGACCTTATGATGGTGGCCAGCAAGGAAGTGGAAGACGCCATTATCCGTTTAGGGCAGAAAGCGCGTGCGGCTGGGATTCACATGATTCTGGCTACCCAGCGGCCATCTGTAGATGTTATCTCCGGTCTGATTAAGGCTAATGTGCCTTCTCGGATTGCCTTTGCAGTCTCCAGCGGGACAGACAGTCGGACCATTCTGGATGAAAATGGGGCAGAAAAGCTCTTGGGTCGAGGGGATATGCTCTTTAAGCCAATTGATGAAAACCATCCGGTTCGTCTGCAGGGCTCCTTTATCTCAGATGAAGATGTAGAGCGAATCGTAGCCTTCGTCAAGAATCAAGCTGAAGCTGACTATGATGATAGCTTTGATCCTGGTGAAGTATCTGAAAGTGATTTGGATACTGGCGGGGGCGACGATGAAGGCGATCCTCTCTTTGAAGAAGCCAAGGCCTTGGTCATCGAGACTCAGAAAGCTAGCGCTTCAATGATCCAGCGGAGACTCTCGGTCGGCTTTAATCGAGCCACTCGTCTTATGGAAGAACTTGAAGCGGCAGGCGTTATCGGACCAGCAGAAGGAACCAAGCCGAGAAAAGTTTTGCAGACTAATTAA